The following coding sequences lie in one Sinorhizobium fredii USDA 257 genomic window:
- a CDS encoding ABC transporter permease, whose translation MESGPITGPVLTDGAAGDTHPRSAELSGVPAKPNPATGELGGTFWRRFVFRRPLVALILQRLGLSVGLLFAVSLMIFGGIEALPGDFATTYLGQSATPQAVENIRKDLGLDRPWSERYLSWLGGAVQGDFGTSWASKNSVSEQIGKRLGNSLFLAFFAALISVPLAVGLGMLAVQFRNRLPDKIINVISLAAISLPEFFIGYLLIMFFAVQLGVATFPATVYDSMTFTERLSAIALPVATLVLVVLAHMMRMTRAAILNVMSSAYVETAELKGLGTFRIIARHAAPNAVAPVINVIALNLAYLVVGVVVVEVVFVYPGMGQYMVDAVTVRDMPVVQACGLIFAAFYIFLNMAADILAILANPRLRHPR comes from the coding sequence ATGGAGAGCGGACCGATCACTGGTCCGGTTCTGACCGATGGGGCCGCGGGTGACACACACCCGCGCTCCGCCGAGCTTTCCGGAGTACCAGCAAAGCCCAACCCCGCCACCGGCGAGCTCGGCGGCACTTTCTGGCGGCGTTTCGTCTTTCGCCGCCCTCTCGTGGCGCTGATCCTTCAGCGCCTCGGCCTCAGCGTCGGCCTGCTCTTCGCCGTGTCGCTGATGATCTTCGGCGGCATCGAGGCGCTCCCCGGCGATTTCGCCACCACCTATCTCGGCCAGTCGGCGACGCCGCAAGCAGTCGAGAACATCCGCAAGGATCTCGGCCTCGACCGGCCCTGGAGCGAGCGCTATCTCAGCTGGCTCGGCGGTGCCGTTCAGGGCGACTTCGGCACCTCCTGGGCAAGCAAGAACTCGGTCAGCGAACAGATCGGCAAGAGACTCGGCAATTCCCTCTTTCTCGCCTTTTTCGCGGCTCTCATTTCCGTGCCGCTTGCCGTCGGCCTCGGCATGCTCGCGGTGCAGTTCCGCAATCGACTACCGGACAAGATCATCAACGTGATTTCGCTGGCGGCGATCTCTCTGCCGGAATTTTTCATCGGCTATCTGCTGATCATGTTCTTCGCCGTCCAATTGGGCGTCGCCACATTCCCGGCGACCGTCTACGACAGCATGACCTTCACCGAGCGGCTCTCGGCGATTGCACTCCCGGTCGCAACCCTCGTGCTCGTCGTCCTAGCGCACATGATGCGCATGACGCGGGCGGCGATCCTCAACGTCATGTCATCGGCCTATGTCGAGACCGCTGAACTCAAGGGTCTCGGCACCTTCCGCATCATCGCGCGGCATGCCGCGCCCAACGCCGTGGCGCCGGTCATCAACGTCATCGCGCTGAATCTCGCCTATCTTGTCGTCGGCGTCGTCGTCGTCGAGGTGGTGTTCGTCTATCCCGGCATGGGGCAGTACATGGTGGACGCGGTGACGGTGCGCGACATGCCGGTCGTGCAGGCCTGCGGGCTGATCTTCGCGGCCTTCTACATTTTCCTCAACATGGCGGCCGATATTCTCGCCATTCTCGCCAATCCGAGACTGAGGCACCCGCGATGA
- a CDS encoding ABC transporter permease translates to MNLRSIPISAWVGIIGIAVALLCALFAPFIAPFGERDVVGEIWMPAGGDFLLGTDNLGRDLLSRLIYGARTTIFVALAATLISFALGMILSFAAAVTGGFVDQLFSRFNDLMMAVPTLIFALVVLAVLPQHLWILILVMAVLDSTRVFRIGRAVALDVAVMEFVEAARLRGEGSLWIIFREILPNTLSPLLAEFGLRFAFSILFLSTLSFLGLGIQPPAADWGGMVKDNKDGIIFGISAALVPGAAIATLAISVNLVVDWLMKRTSSLKGGRGDA, encoded by the coding sequence ATGAACCTGCGATCTATCCCCATCAGCGCCTGGGTCGGCATCATCGGCATTGCTGTCGCCCTTCTTTGCGCCCTCTTCGCTCCCTTCATTGCCCCCTTCGGCGAGCGGGACGTCGTCGGCGAGATCTGGATGCCAGCCGGTGGCGATTTCCTGCTCGGCACTGACAATCTCGGGCGCGACCTGCTCTCGCGCCTGATCTACGGCGCCCGCACAACAATCTTCGTGGCGCTGGCGGCGACCCTGATCTCCTTCGCGCTCGGCATGATCCTGAGCTTCGCGGCGGCCGTCACCGGCGGCTTCGTAGACCAGCTCTTCTCGCGCTTCAACGATCTGATGATGGCAGTCCCGACGCTGATCTTCGCGCTCGTCGTGCTTGCCGTCCTGCCGCAGCATCTCTGGATCCTCATTCTGGTGATGGCGGTGCTCGACTCCACCCGCGTCTTCCGCATCGGCCGCGCCGTCGCCCTCGATGTCGCGGTGATGGAATTCGTGGAGGCCGCACGGCTTCGCGGCGAAGGCAGCCTGTGGATCATCTTCCGGGAGATCCTGCCGAACACGCTGTCGCCGCTGCTTGCCGAATTCGGCCTGCGTTTCGCCTTCTCGATCCTATTCCTCTCCACCCTCTCCTTCCTCGGCCTCGGCATCCAGCCACCGGCCGCCGACTGGGGCGGCATGGTCAAGGACAACAAGGACGGCATCATCTTCGGCATCTCCGCGGCACTGGTTCCCGGCGCGGCGATCGCAACCCTCGCCATCAGCGTCAACCTCGTCGTCGACTGGCTGATGAAGCGCACCTCGAGCCTGAAAGGAGGGCGCGGCGATGCCTGA
- a CDS encoding ABC transporter ATP-binding protein, with product MPDLLSVKNLKIEATSYPPGEPPKVVTLVEGVSFNLEKGKVLGLIGESGAGKSTIGLSALAYGRGGVRITGGEVLLNGRDILKLDRSGINSVRGCHVCYVAQSAAAAFNPAHKLGDQVIEASLRHGIMSREEAKKRALYLFRVLGLPSPETFGERYPHQVSGGQLQRAMTAMALCPNPELIVFDEPTTALDVTTQIDVLAAIKHAIEETHTAALYITHDLAVVAQISDDIMVLRHGKTVEYGTTKQVIEAPREDYTRALVSVRQAKRDEAPDQSGTLLKIEGVHAGYSNGFKVLHDVSMHLPKGQTLAIVGESGSGKSTLARVITGLLPPSQGRIIFDGKEMPKALKGRTNEQLRRIQMIYQMADTAMNPRQTVRDIVGRPLSFYFGMRGARKTERVKELLDQIEMGSRFLDRYPAELSGGQKQRVAIARALAAKPELILCDEPTSALDPLVAEGILNLLTKLQEETAVSFVFITHDIAIVRAIADSVAVMHRGRLVRFGPKSKVLSPPFDDYTDLLLKSVPEMEIGWLERVLKTRRMESAGN from the coding sequence ATGCCTGATCTGCTTTCCGTCAAGAACCTGAAGATCGAGGCGACGAGCTATCCGCCCGGCGAACCGCCGAAAGTGGTGACGCTCGTCGAAGGCGTCTCCTTCAATCTCGAAAAAGGCAAGGTGTTGGGTCTCATCGGCGAATCCGGCGCCGGCAAGTCGACGATCGGCCTCTCCGCACTCGCCTATGGCCGCGGGGGCGTTCGCATCACCGGCGGCGAGGTGCTGCTCAACGGCCGGGACATCCTGAAGCTCGACCGCAGCGGCATCAATTCTGTCCGCGGATGCCACGTCTGCTATGTCGCCCAGTCCGCGGCGGCGGCCTTCAACCCGGCCCACAAGCTCGGCGACCAGGTGATCGAAGCCTCGCTCCGCCACGGCATCATGTCGAGAGAGGAAGCGAAGAAACGCGCCCTCTATCTCTTCCGTGTGCTCGGCCTTCCCAGCCCTGAAACCTTCGGTGAGCGCTATCCGCATCAGGTTTCCGGCGGTCAACTGCAGCGCGCCATGACCGCCATGGCGCTCTGCCCGAACCCGGAGCTGATCGTCTTCGACGAGCCGACGACGGCGCTCGACGTGACGACGCAGATCGACGTGCTGGCGGCGATCAAGCACGCCATCGAGGAGACGCACACGGCGGCGCTCTATATCACCCACGATCTCGCGGTGGTCGCCCAGATCTCCGACGACATCATGGTGCTCCGTCACGGCAAGACCGTCGAATACGGTACCACCAAGCAGGTGATCGAAGCGCCGCGGGAAGACTATACCCGGGCGCTTGTCAGCGTTCGGCAGGCGAAGCGCGACGAAGCCCCGGACCAGTCTGGCACGCTCCTCAAGATCGAGGGCGTCCATGCCGGCTATTCGAACGGTTTCAAGGTGCTGCACGATGTCTCGATGCATCTGCCGAAGGGGCAGACGCTGGCGATCGTTGGCGAATCCGGCTCCGGCAAGTCCACCCTCGCCCGCGTCATCACCGGCCTTCTGCCGCCAAGCCAAGGCCGGATCATCTTCGACGGCAAGGAAATGCCGAAGGCGCTAAAAGGCCGGACAAACGAGCAGTTGCGCCGCATCCAGATGATCTACCAGATGGCGGACACGGCCATGAACCCGCGCCAGACCGTGCGCGACATCGTCGGCCGGCCGCTCTCCTTCTATTTCGGCATGCGCGGCGCCAGGAAAACCGAACGCGTCAAGGAACTACTCGACCAGATCGAGATGGGGTCGCGCTTTCTCGATCGCTATCCGGCCGAACTCTCCGGCGGTCAAAAACAGCGCGTCGCGATCGCCCGGGCGCTCGCCGCCAAGCCGGAACTCATCCTCTGCGACGAGCCAACATCGGCGCTCGACCCGCTGGTGGCCGAAGGCATCCTCAACCTGCTTACGAAGCTTCAGGAGGAAACCGCTGTTTCCTTTGTCTTTATCACCCACGATATCGCAATCGTCCGGGCCATCGCCGACTCGGTCGCCGTGATGCATCGCGGTCGACTGGTGCGGTTCGGTCCGAAGTCGAAGGTGCTCTCGCCGCCTTTCGACGACTACACCGACCTGCTCTTGAAGTCGGTGCCGGAGATGGAAATCGGGTGGTTGGAGCGGGTGCTGAAGACGCGGCGGATGGAGAGTGCCGGGAATTGA